In Erigeron canadensis isolate Cc75 chromosome 6, C_canadensis_v1, whole genome shotgun sequence, the following are encoded in one genomic region:
- the LOC122602531 gene encoding disease resistance protein RPV1-like, protein MASSSSSPSSTSVVPTFLVFRGDDTQYTFIHHLYAALVQKGKTVSINYEWLGSRYPVSPDLLKVIEESKIAVVIFSKSYAEYFWCLDELAKIMECQERMGQKVLPDFYYVDISTKASMFDLSGLCFSETVNKSVTRSGRNLSSFGDGYLHLTSLMP, encoded by the exons ATGGCGTCTTCCAGCTCTTCTCCATCTTCAACATCTGTTGTCCCAACATTCCTAGTCTTTAGAGGCGATGACACTCAATACACTTTTATACATCATCTTTATGCAGCTCTGGTCCAGAAAGGAAAAACTGTGTCCATAAATTATGAGTGGCTCGGAAGTAGGTACCCAGTTTCTCCAGATCTACTAAAAGTCATTGAAGAATCGAAAATTGCCGTCgttattttttctaaaagttaTGCGGAGTATTTTTGGTGTTTGGATGAACTTGCTAAAATCATGGAATGCCAGGAACGGATGGGTCAGAAGGTGTTACCAGATTTCTACTATGTTGATATATCGACCAAAGCTTCAATGTTCGATTTATCTGGCCTGTGTTTCTCGGAAACCGTCAATAA ATCCGTGACTAGATCTGGAAGAAATCTCTCTAGTTTCGGGGATGGATATctacatctcacctctctcATGCCATGA